Proteins co-encoded in one Syntrophus gentianae genomic window:
- a CDS encoding L,D-transpeptidase family protein produces MFPLIFPVIKRSSSGLKYSFFIAFIMIILMMIGGCGPFHEGFLLRSHYQEADDLFSRGSYRASLSKYEQIMNEYPEAGDGVLFKMGVIYAYPENEQRDYQKSLECFQKILNDYPESGYRQDSKLMIPLIKDVMITDKKITTQQRQIEALDRETKSKGNEILALKKKVEALEQRVLAMQNGPAEKILILKKERLLMLMSKGKVFRAYTIALGKNPTGPKEQEGDNKTPEGTYTIDSRNRDSAYHLALHISYPNEKDKMRARKLGVAPGGNIMIHGIKNGFSWIGEFHTGFDWTKGCIAVTDDEIEEIARLAPNGTAVEIRP; encoded by the coding sequence ATGTTCCCTTTGATTTTTCCGGTTATCAAACGAAGCAGCTCAGGTCTGAAGTATTCCTTTTTCATTGCCTTCATTATGATCATCCTGATGATGATCGGTGGATGTGGACCCTTCCACGAGGGCTTTCTGCTCCGGTCACACTATCAGGAGGCCGATGATTTGTTCAGCCGGGGAAGCTACAGGGCCTCTCTGAGCAAATACGAACAGATTATGAACGAATATCCCGAAGCGGGAGACGGGGTTCTCTTCAAGATGGGGGTGATTTACGCCTATCCTGAAAACGAGCAGAGGGATTATCAGAAATCTCTGGAATGTTTCCAGAAAATCTTGAATGATTACCCGGAGAGTGGCTACCGCCAGGACAGTAAGTTGATGATCCCCTTGATCAAGGATGTCATGATCACGGATAAGAAGATCACTACGCAGCAAAGGCAGATTGAGGCACTCGACAGAGAAACGAAAAGCAAGGGCAATGAGATTCTTGCCCTGAAAAAGAAGGTTGAAGCTCTTGAACAGAGGGTCCTGGCAATGCAGAATGGACCGGCGGAAAAGATTCTGATCTTGAAGAAGGAACGCCTGTTGATGTTGATGTCGAAGGGCAAGGTGTTCAGGGCCTACACGATTGCACTGGGAAAAAACCCGACCGGTCCGAAGGAACAGGAGGGCGACAACAAAACCCCTGAGGGAACCTACACCATCGATTCAAGAAATCGAGACAGCGCTTATCATCTCGCTCTTCATATTTCCTATCCCAATGAAAAAGACAAAATGCGGGCAAGGAAACTGGGGGTCGCCCCGGGCGGAAACATCATGATCCACGGTATCAAGAATGGTTTCTCCTGGATTGGTGAGTTCCACACAGGGTTTGACTGGACGAAAGGGTGTATCGCCGTTACAGACGATGAGATAGAGGAAATAGCCAGGTTGGCACCCAATGGCACTGCCGTTGAAATAAGGCCATAA